The Panicum hallii strain FIL2 chromosome 9, PHallii_v3.1, whole genome shotgun sequence genome has a window encoding:
- the LOC112874053 gene encoding uncharacterized protein LOC112874053 isoform X1 — protein sequence MLLQKRMCVYSLKGSKGPVFPLRSTLVFFIALFGFYVCYFSFNQLTFENEEKLTSEEEQTKNICRKPAVPHEQRRYLHFPKPTTYDRGECACTPVRFFVIVSMQRSGSGWFETLLNSHPNVSSNGEIFSVRERRENISTILQTLDKLYSMDWLTSAAKNECTAAFGLKWMLNQGLMEHHQDIVDYLIRKGAMVILLFRRNTLRRLISVLANNYDRRTKQLNGIHKSHVHSKEEAEILARFKPKMDVSTLIPSIRNAEHSMRTCLGRFRKTHHMILYYEDVIRDKNELSRVQEFLGAPVTKLSSQHVKIHTRPLPDLVDNWEDVSEMLNGTKYAQFLDDADYVK from the exons ATGCTATTGCAAAAGAGAATG TGTGTTTACTCATTAAAAGGTTCTAAAGGTCCAGTGTTTCCTCTACGATCTACCCTCGTCTTCTTCATTGCATTATTCGGCTTCTATGTGTGCTACTTCTCCTTCAATCAGTTAACTTTCGAAAATGAAGAAAAATTGACCAGCGAAGAAGAACAAACAAAAAATATTTGCAGAAAACCTGCAGTTCCACATGAGCAGAGGCGATATCTGCACTTCCCAAAACCTACGACTTATGACAG GGGCGAGTGCGCCTGTACCCCGGTCCGTTTCTTTGTTATTGTATCTATGCAAAGATCAGGAAGTGGGTGGTTTGAGACTTTGCTGAACAGCCACCCTAATGTCAGCTCAAATGGTGAAATCTTCTCTgtgagagagagaagagaaaaTATCTCGACTATTTTGCAGACGCTCGATAAATTGTATAGCATGGACTGGCTCACTAGTGCAGCAAAAAATGAATGCACAGCAGCATTTGGATTGAAGTGGATGCTAAATCAG GGACTCATGGAgcaccatcaagacattgttgaTTATTTAATTAGAAAAGGGGCTATGGTGATACTTCTCTTCAGGAGGAATACATTACGGAGGCTTATCTCTGTGTTGGCTAACAACTACGATAGAAGAACAAAGCAGTTGAATGGCATCCATAAATCACACGTTCACTCAAAAGAGGAG GCTGAGATACTCGCAAGATTCAAGCCAAAGATGGACGTGTCAACTCTGATCCCAAGCATCAGAAACGCTGAACATTCCATGAGAACTTGTTTGGGCCGCTTCCGCAAAACGCACCATATGATCCTCTACTACGAGGATGTGATCCGCGACAAAAAT GAACTGTCCCGAGTGCAGGAATTCCTTGGAGCTCCCGTGACCAAACTGTCTAGCCAGCATGTGAAGATCCACACTAGGCCCCTCCCGGACCTCGTCGATAACTGGGAGGATGTGAGCGAGATGCTGAACGGGACAAAGTACGCTCAGTTTCTTGATGATGCAGACTATGTCAAGTGA
- the LOC112874970 gene encoding sugar transporter ERD6-like 16, producing MAIVRVAEDVEAGVVGAGGGGAGCKVTEPLLRRCGKEEEAEPNIRDEAEASECGSQGRLQADDGGSLRMVLVSTAVAVCGSFEFGTCVGYSAPTQSGIIHEVGLSISEFAIFGSILTIGAMIGAVTSGRLADFLGRKMTMRISATICMFGWLSIHLAKSAIMLYFGRILLGFSTGVLSYVVPVFIAEIAPKNLRGGLATSNQLLICCGSSATYIIGALVAWRNLVLVGLVPCVLLLGGLFFIPESPRWLANVGREKEFHASLQKLRGEDTDISEEAIEIKEYIESLRSFPKARLEDLLLSKNIIAVIVGVGLMVFQQLGGINGVGFYASYIFSSAGFSGKLGTILIGIIQIPITLFGAILMDRSGRRFLLMVSASGTFLGCFLTGISFFLKAQGLFPEWVPTLALSGILVYIGAYSIGMGPVPWVVMSEIFSINMKAIGGSLVTLVSWLGSFAISYSFSFLMDWSSAGTFFMFSAASLVTILFVAKLVPETKGRTLEQIQDSLNSRR from the exons ATGGCCATAGTGCGGGTGGCCGAGGATGTGGAGGCCGGGGTGgtcggggccggcggcggcggcgcgggctgcAAGGTGACGGAGCCGCTCCTCCGGCGCTGCGGCAAGGAGGAGGAAGCGGAACCCAATATCCGGGACGAGGCGGAGGCGTCCGAGTGCGGGAGCCAggggcggctgcaggcggacgACGGAGGGTCCCTGCGGATGGTCCTCGTCtccaccgccgtcgccgtctGCGGCTCCTTCGAGTTCGGCACCTGC GTCGGCTATTCTGCGCCCACGCAGTCAGGAATCATACATGAAGTCGGGCTATCTATCTCTGAG tttgcaatttttggatctATATTGACAATTGGAGCAATGATTGGTGCTGTTACTAGTGGGCGCCTAGCAGATTTTCTTGGACGTAAAATG ACCATGCGGATATCAGCCACTATTTGTATGTTTGGTTGGCTTTCTATACATTTGGCTAAG AGTGCTATCATGCTCTATTTCGGCAGAATCTTGTTGGGCTTTAGTACTGGAGTTCTTTCTTATGTG GTGCCTGTGTTCATAGCTGAAATAGCACCAAAGAATCTCCGAGGGGGGCTTGCAACTTCAAACCAG TTATTGATCTGTTGTGGAAGCTCAGCTACCTATATAATTGGGGCCCTGGTTGCATGGCGCAATTTGGTACTAGTGG GTTTAGTGCCTTGTGTCCTCCTGCTAGGTGGGCTTTTCTTCATTCCGGAGTCTCCAAGATGGCTG GCTAATGTCGGAAGGGAAAAAGAATTTCATGCCTCATTGCAAAAGTTGCGAGGAGAGGATACTGACATATCTGAAGAAGCAATTGAAATTAAA GAGTATATTGAGTCGCTCCGTAGCTTTCCAAAGGCCAGGCTTGAAGACTTGCTTCTCAGTAAAAATATAATTGCTGTCATT GTGGGTGTTGGCTTGATGGTTTTTCAGCAACTTGGAGGGATAAATGGTGTCGGCTTCTATGCAAGCTATATCTTCAGTTCTGCAG GATTTTCTGGAAAACTTGGAACCATCTTGATTGGCATAATTCAG ATTCCAATCACATTGTTCGGGGCCATTCTCATGGATAGGAGTGGGAGAAGGTTTCTTCTGATG GTCTCCGCATCTGGAACATTTTTGGGCTGCTTCCTGACCGGGATATCCTTCTTCCTAAAG GCACAAGGACTTTTCCCAGAATGGGTTCCCACATTGGCTCTTTCCGGCATACTG GTGTACATAGGGGCATACTCGATTGGAATGGGTCCTGTCCCTTGGGTAGTCATGTCTGAG ATATTCTCAATCAACATGAAAGCAATTGGTGGAAGCTTGGTGACCCTTGTTAGCTGGTTAGGTTCCTTCGCGATTTCTTACTCGTTTAGCTTCCTCATGGACTGGAGCTCTGCAG GGACCTTCTTCATGTTCTCTGCAGCCAGCTTGGTCACTATACTCTTTGTGGCAAAGCTGGTCCCCGAGACCAAGGGAAGAACACTTGAGCAGATTCAAGACTCTCTAAACTCCAGAAGATAA
- the LOC112874055 gene encoding serine/arginine-rich SC35-like splicing factor SCL28 isoform X2, producing MAGYRSRSPSRSYSPRRRYSRSPPRPKRYDDPRDRYRVGGGGGGGARRGYGRPSAQSGLLIRNISLTARPEDIRVPFEQFGPVKDVYLPRNFHTRELRGFGFVKFRYPEDAAVAKQEMNHQIIGGREISIVYAEENRKTPQEMRMRTRISGRYIDRRYTRRSLSRSPRSHSHSYSPSLSLARHDFRDNRDNYSPGGSYSPRPRNNRHYRSGSRSPSPDGCKPQMSPITDGHGPAAVSSPR from the exons ATGGCCGGCTACCGCAGCCGGAGTCCGAGCCGGAGCTATAGCCCTCGGAGGCGATACAGCCGGAGCCCTCCTAGGCCCAAGCGCTACGACGACCCCCGCGACCGCTACCGCGTgggtgggggcggcggaggcggagcccGGCGTGGGTACGGTCGGCCGTCGGCGCAGTCCGGTCTCCTCATCCGCAACATCTCCCTCACAGCCAG GCCAGAAGATATTCGTGTTCCGTTTGAGCAATTCGGCCCTGTAAAAGATGTCTACCTTCCAAGAAACTTCCACACCAG GGAACTTCGTGGTTTTGGATTTGTTAAATTTCGCTACCCTGAGGATGCTGCGGTGGCCAAGCAAGAGATGAATCATCAAATTATTGGTGGCCGAGAGATTTCAATAGTTTATGCTGAAGAGAATAGAAAAACACCCCAAGAAATGCGCATGAGAACAAGAATAAG TGGTAGGTACATAGACAGAAGGTACACAAGGCGATCGCTATCTAGATCTCCAAGGTCTCATTCCCACT CTTATTCACCCTCACTATCTCTGGCGAGGCATGACTtcag GGACAACCGTGACAATTACTCGCCTGGGGGTTCATACTCTCCTCGTCCTCGGAATAACAGGCACTACAGATCAGGTAGTCGATCTCCAAGCCCAGATGGGTGCAAACCTCAGATGTCACCAATCACCGATGGGCATGGTCCAGCTGCTGTATCCAG CCCCAGATAA
- the LOC112874052 gene encoding probable protein S-acyltransferase 17 has translation MEVPWLLVAHGSVTALVVVSFLCGQWPIFEGTFVQNINHFLTFGAYHYLLRFVQAVCGNGAKDLVLGVEQYCCDRPNPILQVFYVAIIGVTYFIIVQTSFEYIPGYYVSGWHRYLSIVAVAVGAILFVLTSFSDPGTITAENVSQYVSAYPYDNVIFVEKECSTCKIPRPARAKHCRICDKCVARFDHHCGWMNNCIGEKNTRYFVAFLVWHFLICVYGALVIGFILAGELKERKVIYILTAYYGIENSFSGLFPHVAQWLLAVHNTQILLSVFLAILALLLGGFCAYHAHLCLTNTTTNESFKWQDYIMWMKKENEAKANAAALKASMGSANSDAHKAPPSKWRAFFVRSRRPSVEPVVKNNIYDRGMIRNMCEVIVPLSERKSFSHRKSD, from the exons aTGGAGGTGCCTTGGCTGCTGGTGGCGCACGGGTCGGTGACGGCGCTGGTGGTGGTGTCGTTCCTGTGCGGGCAGTGGCCCATCTTCGAGGGCACCTTCGTCCAGAACATCAACCACTTCCTCACCTTCGGCGCTTACCACTACCTCCT GCGGTTCGTGCAGGCGGTGTGCGGCAACGGGGCCAAGGATCTCGTCCTCGGCGTCGAGCAGTACTGCTGCGACCGGCCCAACCCCATCCTGCAG GTGTTTTATGTTGCCATAATTGGGGTGACATATTTTATAATAGTGCAGACATCTTTCGAGTATATTCCTGGGTATTATGTTAGTGGATGGCACAG ATATTTGAGCATCGTTGCTGTTGCTGTTGGTGCTATACTCTTCGTGCTCACTAGCTTTTCTGATCCTGGGACCATTACTGCTGAGAATGTCTCTCAATATGTATCTGCCTACCCATATGACAATGTTATTTTTGTGGAGAAAGAATGTTCTACTTGCAAGATTCCTAG ACCAGCCAGGGCAAAGCACTGCAGAATATGTGATAAATGTGTTGCTCGATTTGATCACCACTGTGGATGGATG AATAATTGCATTGGGGAGAAAAATACTCGCTATTTTGTGGCCTTTTTGGTTTG GCATTTTCTTATATGTGTGTATGGGGCACTAGTCATTGGCTTCATTCTTGCTGGTGAACTAAAAGAGAGGAAAGTCATCTACATTCTCACAG CTTATTATGGTATTGAGAACTCGTTCTCAGGATTATTTCCACATGTTGCACAG TGGTTGCTTGCTGTACATAACACACAGATACTCCTGAGTGTATTTTTGGCTATACTAGCGTTGCTCCTTGGTGGTTTCTGCGCATATCATGCACACCTTTGTTTAACAAATACAACAACCAATGAG TCATTCAAATGGCAAGACTACATCATGTGGATGAAAAAGGAGAATGAAGCGAAGGCAAATGCTGCTGCACTCAAGGCCAGCATGGGCTCAGCTAACAGCGATGCACACAAAGCTCCTCCAAGCAAATGGAGGGCATTCTTCGTTAGGTCCAGAAGACCGAGTGTGGAACCAGTTGTGAAAAACAACATATATGACCGAGGCATGATTAGAAATATGTGCGAGGTGATTGTCCCTTTGTCAGAGCGGAAGTCATTTTCCCACAGGAAATCAGATTGA
- the LOC112874055 gene encoding serine/arginine-rich SC35-like splicing factor SCL28 isoform X1 has protein sequence MAGYRSRSPSRSYSPRRRYSRSPPRPKRYDDPRDRYRVGGGGGGGARRGYGRPSAQSGLLIRNISLTARPEDIRVPFEQFGPVKDVYLPRNFHTRELRGFGFVKFRYPEDAAVAKQEMNHQIIGGREISIVYAEENRKTPQEMRMRTRISGRYIDRRYTRRSLSRSPRSHSHSYSPSLSLARHDFRGRDNRDNYSPGGSYSPRPRNNRHYRSGSRSPSPDGCKPQMSPITDGHGPAAVSSPR, from the exons ATGGCCGGCTACCGCAGCCGGAGTCCGAGCCGGAGCTATAGCCCTCGGAGGCGATACAGCCGGAGCCCTCCTAGGCCCAAGCGCTACGACGACCCCCGCGACCGCTACCGCGTgggtgggggcggcggaggcggagcccGGCGTGGGTACGGTCGGCCGTCGGCGCAGTCCGGTCTCCTCATCCGCAACATCTCCCTCACAGCCAG GCCAGAAGATATTCGTGTTCCGTTTGAGCAATTCGGCCCTGTAAAAGATGTCTACCTTCCAAGAAACTTCCACACCAG GGAACTTCGTGGTTTTGGATTTGTTAAATTTCGCTACCCTGAGGATGCTGCGGTGGCCAAGCAAGAGATGAATCATCAAATTATTGGTGGCCGAGAGATTTCAATAGTTTATGCTGAAGAGAATAGAAAAACACCCCAAGAAATGCGCATGAGAACAAGAATAAG TGGTAGGTACATAGACAGAAGGTACACAAGGCGATCGCTATCTAGATCTCCAAGGTCTCATTCCCACT CTTATTCACCCTCACTATCTCTGGCGAGGCATGACTtcag GGGCAGGGACAACCGTGACAATTACTCGCCTGGGGGTTCATACTCTCCTCGTCCTCGGAATAACAGGCACTACAGATCAGGTAGTCGATCTCCAAGCCCAGATGGGTGCAAACCTCAGATGTCACCAATCACCGATGGGCATGGTCCAGCTGCTGTATCCAG CCCCAGATAA
- the LOC112874053 gene encoding uncharacterized protein LOC112874053 isoform X2, whose protein sequence is MLLQKRMCVYSLKGSKGPVFPLRSTLVFFIALFGFYVCYFSFNQLTFENEEKLTSEEEQTKNICRKPAVPHEQRRYLHFPKPTTYDRGECACTPVRFFVIVSMQRSGSGWFETLLNSHPNVSSNGEIFSVRERRENISTILQTLDKLYSMDWLTSAAKNECTAAFGLKWMLNQGLMEHHQDIVDYLIRKGAMVILLFRRNTLRRLISVLANNYDRRTKQLNGIHKSHVHSKEEAEILARFKPKMDVSTLIPSIRNAEHSMRTCLGRFRKTHHMILYYEDVIRDKNELSRVQEFLGAPVTKLSSQHVKIHTRPLPDLVDNWEDVSEMLNGTKRLQKR, encoded by the exons ATGCTATTGCAAAAGAGAATG TGTGTTTACTCATTAAAAGGTTCTAAAGGTCCAGTGTTTCCTCTACGATCTACCCTCGTCTTCTTCATTGCATTATTCGGCTTCTATGTGTGCTACTTCTCCTTCAATCAGTTAACTTTCGAAAATGAAGAAAAATTGACCAGCGAAGAAGAACAAACAAAAAATATTTGCAGAAAACCTGCAGTTCCACATGAGCAGAGGCGATATCTGCACTTCCCAAAACCTACGACTTATGACAG GGGCGAGTGCGCCTGTACCCCGGTCCGTTTCTTTGTTATTGTATCTATGCAAAGATCAGGAAGTGGGTGGTTTGAGACTTTGCTGAACAGCCACCCTAATGTCAGCTCAAATGGTGAAATCTTCTCTgtgagagagagaagagaaaaTATCTCGACTATTTTGCAGACGCTCGATAAATTGTATAGCATGGACTGGCTCACTAGTGCAGCAAAAAATGAATGCACAGCAGCATTTGGATTGAAGTGGATGCTAAATCAG GGACTCATGGAgcaccatcaagacattgttgaTTATTTAATTAGAAAAGGGGCTATGGTGATACTTCTCTTCAGGAGGAATACATTACGGAGGCTTATCTCTGTGTTGGCTAACAACTACGATAGAAGAACAAAGCAGTTGAATGGCATCCATAAATCACACGTTCACTCAAAAGAGGAG GCTGAGATACTCGCAAGATTCAAGCCAAAGATGGACGTGTCAACTCTGATCCCAAGCATCAGAAACGCTGAACATTCCATGAGAACTTGTTTGGGCCGCTTCCGCAAAACGCACCATATGATCCTCTACTACGAGGATGTGATCCGCGACAAAAAT GAACTGTCCCGAGTGCAGGAATTCCTTGGAGCTCCCGTGACCAAACTGTCTAGCCAGCATGTGAAGATCCACACTAGGCCCCTCCCGGACCTCGTCGATAACTGGGAGGATGTGAGCGAGATGCTGAACGGGACAAA GAGGTTAcagaagaggtga
- the LOC112874051 gene encoding pentatricopeptide repeat-containing protein At5g18950-like translates to MGQLCGGRPTTKSGQLHTRRGQQTAPPLAPPPHRRRRQGTAMPPPRFLIARRLCSASASDPAGTLTPSAVSDAADLAAAAARRAPCFESRLLSQVPSGVLSDPDFARLTLSRLLPAPNPSLRFLRFLSSHLPAPSHAPDAAPAGASPPLPGVDQLLRRLPPQLAADAADLLASHLGIHPSLRTLNAASRTALRAARPDLVFRLFSAFSSSPDYPGDATTVGCLARAYAAQGRPLDGLHLLRDAARRGSPPPADAAADLAGAFAADGNFAKVSATLHLMIAAGCTPNNVVYQRIIHGLFGRGMGEEALRVFREIKQRGYDINRIMYTTVIHGLFKMRRTREAQQMWDEMVDLGFEPNEYAYCSLVSYYFKAGDFEKARKVYDEMLEKGLKQTTVTCNILIKGFCVNERVYEALEVFEEMSIKGIEHDVITYNTLIRGLCKVGMLALAMRMYEWLASSGLEPTVSTFSPLIATMCKEGQVDAAVDLIKSMRAKGLEPLVWSNDSIINGFCKIGRSDEGMAWLAGMLKNNIKPRQETFNTLVESLSTSGRVDDALLVLDIMFKVGFQLGRLACTILVDKLCPDNVSYSHQLDNILASSQ, encoded by the coding sequence ATGGGCCAACTTTGTGGTGGACGGCCCACAACCAAATCTGGGCAACTTCACACCCGGCGTGGACAACAGACAGCACCACCTctcgctccgccgccgcaccgccgccgccggcagggCACAGCCATGCCCCCACCTCGCTTCCTTATCGCTaggcgcctctgctccgcctCCGCATCCGATCCTGCCGGCACCCTGACGCCATCCGCGGTCTCCGACGCGGCCGacctcgccgcggccgccgcccgccgcgcacCGTGTTTCGAGTCCCGCCTCCTCTCCCAGGTCCCCAGCGGCGTCCTCTCCGACCCGGACTTTGCCCGCCTCACGCTCTCCCGCCTTCTCCCCGCCCCGAACCCATCGCTCCGCTTCCTCCGCTTTCTCTCCTCGCACCTCCCAGCCCCCTCGCACGCCCCAGACGCCGCACCGGCGGGCGCATCCCCTCCGCTGCCCGGGGTCGACCAGTTGCTCCGACGCCTCCCACCGCAactcgccgccgacgccgccgaccTCCTCGCTTCCCACCTTGGCATCCATCCTTCCCTCCGCACCCTCAATGCCGCGTCCCGTACCGccctccgcgccgctcgcccggACCTCGTCTTCCGCCTCTTCtccgccttctcctcctcgcccGACTACCCCGGCGATGCCACCACCGTCGGCTGCCTCGCGCGGGCCTACGCCGCCCAGGGCCGCCCCCTCGACGGGCTCCACCTCCTTCGcgacgccgcgcgccgcgggtccccgccgccggccgacgCTGCGGCAGACCTCGCGGGCGCCTTCGCGGCTGACGGCAACTTCGCCAAGGTCTCCGCGACGCTCCACCTCATGATCGCAGCCGGGTGCACCCCGAACAATGTGGTCTACCAGCGGATCATACATGGGCTCTTTGGTCGAGGGATGGGTGAAGAGGCTCTGCGTGTGTTCAGAGAGATCAAGCAGCGGGGCTATGACATTAACAGAATTATGTATACCACGGTGATCCACGGGCTATTCAAAATGCGCCGCACTAGAGAAGCACAGCAGATGTGGGATGAAATGGTGGACCTGGGATTCGAGCCTAATGAGTATGCCTACTGCTCCCTTGTCAGTTACTATTTCAAAGCTGGTGACTTTGAGAAGGCCCGCAAGGTATATGATGAAATGCTTGAGAAGGGACTCAAGCAGACCACTGTTACATGTAACATTCTCATCAAAGGGTTTTGTGTTAATGAGAGGGTGTATGAGGCACTTGAGGTGTTCGAGGAAATGTCAATTAAGGGGATTGAGCATGATGTGATCACTTATAACACATTAATACGGGGCCTATGCAAGGTTGGGATGTTGGCCCTGGCAATGCGGATGTATGAGTGGTTAGCATCATCCGGTTTGGAGCCTACAGTGTCAACCTTCAGTCCGCTCATAGCCACCATGTGTAAGGAAGGACAGGTGGATGCTGCAGTGGACCTGATCAAGTCTATGCGGGCTAAGGGCTTGGAGCCATTGGTCTGGAGCAATGATAGCATCATCAATGGGTTCTGTAAGATCGGTAGATCAGATGAAGGCATGGCGTGGTTGGCAGGTATGTTAAAGAACAACATAAAACCTCGGCAAGAGACGTTTAATACTTTGGTGGAATCGCTGAGCACCTCAGGGCGAGTGGATGATGCGTTGCTGGTCCTAGATATAATGTTCAAAGTTGGATTCCAATTAGGCAGGTTGGCTTGTACTATACTTGTTGATAAGCTGTGCCCAGACAATGTATCTTACTCCCACCAACTGGATAATATTTTGGCGAGCAGCCAGTAG